Part of the Roseomonas sp. OT10 genome, CGACGTCTATGCGGCCGGCGAGGCGCCGATCGAGGGCATGGACAAGGACGGGCTGGTGGAGGGGCTGCGCGCCCATGGCCACCGCAGCGTCGTCCCCCTGCCCGGCCCGGACAGCCTCGCGGAGATGGTGCACGCCATCGCCCGGCCGGGGGATTACGTGGTCTGCCTCGGCGCGGGCTCCATCACCGGCTGGGCGCATGCCCTGCCGGAGCAGCTCGCCGCCCTCCAGGCGAAGTCCGGCCCGCGCCGCCTCGCGGTCGGGAGCTGAGCCGCCGCGCATGAGCCATGCCGCGACCCTGCCGGAGGCCGCGCTGCCCCCGACCGTGCTGCCCCCCCTGCGCGGGCGGGTGCAGCGCGGCGCGGCCCTGGGGCCGCAGAGCTGGTTCCGCGTGGGCGGCCCGGCGGAGTGGCTGGTGCGGCCGGCGGATGCGGCGGACCTGCTCCTCCTCCTGCGCGACGCGCCGGCGGGGATGCCGGTGACGGCGATCGGGGCGGCCTCGAACCTCATCATCCGCGACGGCGGGGTGCGCGGCATCGTCATCCGGCTGGGCCGTGGCTTCGCCGAGGTGGCGGTGGAGCCGGACGGGGTGGTGGCCGGGGCGGCGGTGCTGGATGCGACGCTGGCCCAGCACGCCGCCGCCGCCGGGCTGGCGGGGCTGGAGTTCCTCTCCGGCATCCCCGGCAGCATCGGCGGGGCCGTCGCGATGAATGCCGGGGCCTATGGGGCCGAGGTGAAGGACGTGCTGGACTGGGCGGAGGTCGCCACCCCCGAGGGGCTGGTCCGGCTGGACGCCGCGGGGCTCGACCTGCGCTACCGCCACGCCAGCCTGCCGCCGGGGGGGGTCGTCACCCGCGCCCGCTTCCATGCCGCACCAGGCGATCCGGACGCCATCGCCGCGCGCATGGCCCGGATCCGGGAAAGCCGCGAGGCGACCCAGCCGGTCCGCGCCCGCACGGGCGGCAGCACCTTCCGCAACCCGCCCGCCGGGACGCGGCCCGCCGACAAGGCTTGGGCGCTGATCGACGCGGCGGGGTGCCGGGGCATGACGATGGGCGGCGCGCAGGTGAGCGAGAAGCATTGCAACTTCCTGCTCAATCTGGGTACGGCAACCGCTGCGGAGATCGAAGGGCTGGGGGAAGCGGTGCGCGAGCGTGTCCTGCGGGAGACGGGCGTGTCGCTGGCCTGGGAAATCCGCCGGATCGGGGAACGGGGGGTCTGAATGCGCGTCGCGGTGCTGCTGGGCGGGGTGTCGTCCGAGCGTGAGGTGTCCCTGGCGACCGGCGCGCAATGCGCCGCGGCGCTGGAGCAGGCGGGGCATGCCGTCACCCGCATCGACGTGGGCGCGGACCCGGCGGCGCTGATCGCCGCCCTGCGCGAGTGCCGGGCGGAGGTGGCGTTCAACGCCCTGCACGGCCGCTTCGGCGAGGACGGGTCGGTGCAAGGCATCCTGGACTGGCTGGGCCTGCCTTATACCCATTCCGGGCTGCGCGCCTCGGCGCTGGCCATGAACAAGGCCGTCGCCAAGTCGATCTTCACCGCCGCCGGCCTGCCGGTCGCGCCGCACGCGCTGCTGGAGGCGGAGGCGCTGGCGGCGGCCGACCCCTTCCCGCGCCCCTATGTGGTCAAGCCGGTGGAGGAGGGCTCCTCGGTCGGCGTCCACATCCTGCGCGCGGGTGACAACCGCCGCGCCGAGATCGCGCGGGGCTGGCGCTTCGGCGCGATCATGGCGGAGCCCTACATCCCTGGCCACGAGCTGAGCGTGGGCGTGATGGGCGACCGCGCGCTGGAGGTGACGGAGATCATCGCCGCGCGGGGCGAGTTCTACGACTACGACGCGAAGTATGCCGAGGGCGGCTCGCACCACGTGCTGCCGGCCCCGATCCCGGCCGCGATCCGCGAGCAGGCGATGGCGGTTGCGCTCAAGGCACATCAGGCGCTGGGCTGCCGCGGCGTCTCCCGCTCCGACTTCCGGTACGACGATACCGGCGCCCCTTCGGGCGACGATACCGCCGGCGGCGACGGAAGGCTGGTGCTGCTGGAGGTGAACACCCAGCCCGGCATGACCCCCACCTCCCTGGTCCCGGAGCAGGCGGCGCATTGCGGCATCGCCTTCCCCGCCCTGTGCGACTGGATGGTGCGCCACGCCCGGCACGACGGGCTGCGCCCCGCGGCCAGCCCCGAGTCGCGCCATGCCGCGTGAGGCCAGGCGCCCCTCGGCGCTGCGGCTCTGGCTTCGCCGCCGGCGCGGGCTGGTCCGTCCGGCCGTGCGCGTGCTGGTGGCCTTCGGCCTGTTCGGCGTGGTGCTGGCCGGCGTCGCCGCCTTCGACCCGGCCAGCCGCCTCTACCATGTCGCGGACGGGCTAACCGGGGACGCCGCCGAGGCGGGGCTGATGGTGCGCGAGATCCAGATCGAGGGCGCGGCCAACACCCCCCGCCCGATGATACGCACGGCCCTGGGCACGAAGCTCGGCGATCCCATCCTCGCCTTCTCGCCCCAGGCGGCGCGGGAGCGGCTGGAAACCCTGGCCTGGGTGGAGAGCGCGGAGGTGGAGCGCCGCCTGCCCGGCACCATCCTGGTCCGCGTCACCGAGCGCCGGCCCTTCGCGATCTGGCAGAACCAGGGCCGCTTCGCCATCGTGGACCGCGAGGGCCGGGTGGTCACCACCGACCGGCTGGACGCCTTCGGCCCGCTGCCGCTGATCGTGGGCCAGGGGGCGGAGAAGGCCGCCGCCGAGCTCTACGACCTGCTGCGCGACGCGCCGGAGGTGCTGGCCCGCACCCAGGCGCTGGTGCGGGTGGGCGAGCGGCGCTGGAACCTGCACCTGCACAACGGCGCCGACGTGCTGCTGCCCGAGGGGCAGGAGGCGCCGGCCATCGCCCGGCTGAAGCAGCTGCAGAAGCAGAACGCCCTGCTCGACCGGCCGCTGGCGGCAGTGGACCTGCGCCTGCCGGACCGGCTGGTGCTGCGGCAGTTGCCCTCGGCCCAGCCGGCGGAGAATGCCGGCAACCGGCGCGGGAGCGGTCGCGGATGAACGAGATGATCCGCCTGCCCGTCACGCTGGATCCGCCCTCGCCCGGCGCGCGGCGGCGGCGGGCGCGCAGCGGCACCTTCGGGGTGCTCGACCTGGGCAGCACCAAGGTCGTCTGCCTGATCGCGCGCATCGAGGGCGACGGGCGGCCGCGCGTGCTCGGCTATGGCTGGAAGCGCTCGCACGGGGTGAAGGGCGGCAACGTCGTCGACCTGGTGGAGGCGGAGCATGCGGTGCGCGGCGCCGTCGCCCAGGCCGAGGAGATGGCGGACCACAAGCTCTCCGGCGTGATCTGCAACCTCTCCTGCGGCCAGCCGGAGAGCCGGGTGCAGAACCTGCAATGGACCATCGGCGGCCGCGCCGTCACCGAGGCGGACCTGCGCGCGGTGATCGTGGACGGCCGCAGGCGTGCCGCGGAGGAGGGGCGGGAGAGCGTCCACGCCGTCCCGCTGGGCTTCACCATCGACGCGACGCCCGGGGTGGACGACCCGCGCGCCATGGTCTGCGAGACGCTGGGGGCGCGGCTGCACCTGGTGGGCGCGGCCAGCGCCTCGCTGCGCAACCTCGGCGCCTGCCTCGCCGGCTGCGACCTGGAGGTCGAGGAGCTGGTCTCCTCCCCCTTCGCCGCGGCGCTGGCGGTGCTGGTGGACGACGAGAAGGAGCTGGGCGCCACGGTGGTGGACATGGGCGGCGGCTGCACCAGCCTCGCCGTGATCCAGGAGGGACACCTGCTGCACACGGCGCAGGTGCCGGTGGGGGGCTGGCAGGTGACCAACGACCTCGCCCGCGGCCTCGCCACCCCGATCGCCCAGGCGGAGCGGATCAAGACGCTGCACGGCGGCGTCCTGGGCACGGCCGAGGACGAGAAGGAGATGCTGCACGTCCCGCAGGTCGGCGAGGACGAGGAGCAGCTCGCCCGCGTCCCGCGCGCCATGGTGGTCAACATCATCCGCCCGCGGCTGGAGGAGACGCTGGAGATGGTGCGGGACCGGCTGGACGCGGCGGGGCTGGGGCAGCAGGTGGGCTCGCGCGTCGTGCTGACCGGCGGCGCCAGCCAGCTCGTCGGCGTGCGCGAGCTGGCGGCACGGATCCTCGAGCGCCAGGTGCGCCTGGCGCGGCCGCATCCGGTGCGCGGCCTGCCCGAGGCGGCGCATGGGCCGGGATTCGCCACGACCTTGGGACTTCTCGCCTGGGGTGCGGGCGAGGGGCGGCCCGTGCTCGACATCGATATGGGCGCTTCGTTGCCGCGCGGTCGATTTGCGCGATTCGTGAACTGGCTAAGGGATCGAGTCTGAGGCAAAGTCCGGCCGGGGGACTTTCTGCCTTGTGTCGATCGGAACGCTTCGCGTTGCCAGAGGGGGGCCACGCTCAATGACATTGAACCTGACCATGCCGCGCCAGCAGCATACCGATTTCTCGCCGCGGATCACCGTGGTGGGCGTGGGCGGCGCGGGCTGCAATGCCGTCAACAACATGATCGCGATGGGGCTCGACGGCGTCGAGTTCCTGGTGACGAACACCGACGCGCAGGCGCTGGTGAACAGCCGCGCGGAGCGCCGCGTGCAGCTCGGCCCGCACCTGACGCAGGGCCTGGGCGCCGGCGCCAAGCCCGAGATCGGCCGTGCCGCGGCGGAGGAGGCGACCGAGGACCTCGCGCGCCACCTCGAAGGCGTGCACATGGTCTTCATCACCGCCGGCATGGGCGGCGGCACCGGCACGGGGGCGGCGCCGGTGATCGCCCGCATGGCGCGCGAGCGCGGCGTGCTGACCGTCGGCGTGGTGACGAAGCCCTTCGACTTCGAGGGCCCGAAGCGCAAGCGCGCGGCCGATATGGGCCTCGAGGAGCTGCAGCAGTACGTCGACACGCTGATCGTCATCCCGAACCAGAACCTGTTCAGGAAGGCGAACGAGCGCACGACCTTCGCCGAGGCCTTCAAGATGGCCGACGACGTCCTCTACATGGGCGTGCGCGGCGTGACCGACCTGATGGTCAACCCCGGCCTGGTGAACCTCGACTTCGCCGACATCCGCACCGTGATGGCGGAGATGGGCAAGGCGATGATGGGCACCGGCGAGGCGGAGGGCGACGACCGCGCGGTGAAGGCGGCCGAGGCCGCGATCAGCAACCCGCTGCTGGAGGACACCTCCATGCGCGGCGCCCGCGGCGTGCTGATCAACATCACCGGCGGCTGGGACATGACGCTGTTCGAGGTCGACGAGGCCGCGAACCGCATCCGCCGCGAGGTGGACGAGGAAGCGAACATCATCTTCGGCTCCTCGGTCGACGAGACGATGAACGGCCGGCTGCGGGTCTCCGTCGTGGCGACGGGCATCGACGCGGCCCATGAGGAAGCCGAGGCCGAGGCGCCGAAGGTCGTCGCCATCGGCGGCGGCGCGCCGGTCCAGGCCGTGTCCGCCCATGCCGCCCCGGCTGCCCAGCCTGCCACGGCGGGCGGCTTCCTGCGGCCCGGCTTCGGCCGTCCCGTCGGCCTGACCCCCACCGGCCCGGGGGCCGGCGCCCCCATGCCGGCCACGCCCAGCGGCCCGGTGACGATCGGCGCCCCGGTGGCGGGCCACCCCGTCTCCCCCGCCCCCGTCCGTCTGCCGATCCGCCGCGCCGCGACGGTGACGGAGGCGCCGCTGGTGCATGACGAGCCGGTGGGGCGGGAGGAGACGGGGCACGACCCCGTCCCCACCCCCGACCCGGTGCTGCGCGGCCCGGCCGCCGCGCCACGGCCTTCGGCCATGGGCTCCCAGCCCACGGCCGCGGGCGGCAGCCTGAACCGGTTGTTCCGGCAGGCGACCGGGCTGATGAAGCGTCAGCTGGGCGACGATGCGGGGCCGCAGACGGCGCCGCTGGCCCGTCCGATGGAGCCGCAGGCCGCGCCGCGGGCCGCCGCCCCGGCCGAAACCGGCCTGGATATCCCGGCGTTCCTGCGCCGCCAGAAGAACTGACGGGCGCGGGGCCAGGCCCCGCCCAGCCTGCCGAGTCTGCGCAACCCCCGCCCAGGTCCCTGGGCGGGGGTTGTGTTTTGCGGTGCGAATTTCCTTGAAGAACAATAGCTTGGAACGAAACATCGGGAAATAACGCTTGACTGGCCCCTTGCCTGGGCGGGTGTCACTTTGCCGGTGAGGCGGTGCCCTGCCGCTGATGGGATACAGGCGATGGATGGGTTTCTTCCTTTGAGCACGGGACGGCGGCGGACCCTGAAGGCAGCGATCGGCTGCGTCGGGATCGGCCTGCATTCCGGTGCCCGGACGTCCCTCACCCTGCGCCCGGCGGCGGCCGGCGACGGGATCGTCTTCCGCCGCACCGATCTGGGCGTGGACATCCCCGCCCGCTACGACCTGGTCACCGACACCCGGCTCTGCACCGCCATCGGCGAGGGCGCGGCACGGATCGGCACCATCGAGCACGTGATGGCCGCCCTGGCCGGTTGCGGCGTCGATGATGCCATCATCGAGGTGGACGGCCCCGAGATCCCCATCCTGGACGGCTCTGCCGCCCCCTTCGTCTTCCTGATCGACTGCGCCGGCGTGACCGCCACCCAAACCGCCCGCGAGGTGATCGAGGTTCTGCGCCCCGTCCGGGTCGAGGATGGCGAAGCCTGGGCGGAGCTGCATCCCGCCACCCGCCCCGGCCTGGATGCCAGCCTGTCCATCGACTTCCCCGGCACCGCCGTCGGCCGCCAGAGCCTGTCGGTCGTGGTGGGGCAGGACAGCTTCCGCGCCCTGCTGGCCGATGCCCGCACCTTCACCCTGGCCGAGGATGTGGCTCGGCTGCGCGCGGCCGGCCTCGCCCGCGGCGGCAGCCTGGCCAATGCGGTGGTGGTGGACGGCCCGCTGGTGCTGAACCCGGGCGGCCTGCGCCACCCGGACGAGTTCGTGCGCCACAAGCTGCTGGACGTGGTGGGCGACCTGGCCCTGGCCGGCGCCCCGCTGAAGGCCCGCTTCGCCGGCAACCGCTCGGGCCATGCGCTGAACAACCGCCTGCTCCGCGCCCTCTTCGCCGACCCCATGGCGTGGCGGGTCCAGGATGGCCTGGTCGCCGAGACCGGCCCCATCGAGCACGCCCTGCCCGTCGCCGCCTGAGGCGGCCCACGGCCCGGCGCGGGCGCGCTTCCCCCCGGTCGCGTCCCCCCGCGTATCGGCGGCGCTCCCCCGCGCCGTGCCGCCCGCGCCGACCCCCTTCCTCCCGCTCCCCTTCCCCTGGCCCCTGCCTCTCGGGGCCTGACCGGCCACCCGCCGGGGCGCCGCCCGGAAGGTCCCGGTCCGGACCGCATTCCCTTCCCTGCCCTTCGGTGGCTTCCGGCCCCTGCCGGCCACCCGAGCCCGTGATATAAGGGGCGACCATGCGCACCTCCTCCCCCGCCCGGCTCGCCGTCCTGTTGCTGGCGCCGCTGCTCCTGCTTCCCGGCTGCGAGAGCCTTGGCCTCGGAAGCTGGGACGGGAAGAGCAGTTCGCTCGGGGCCCGGACCGATCCCTCGACCCAGAGCCCGGAGGCGCTCTACGCCGCC contains:
- the murB gene encoding UDP-N-acetylmuramate dehydrogenase, giving the protein MSHAATLPEAALPPTVLPPLRGRVQRGAALGPQSWFRVGGPAEWLVRPADAADLLLLLRDAPAGMPVTAIGAASNLIIRDGGVRGIVIRLGRGFAEVAVEPDGVVAGAAVLDATLAQHAAAAGLAGLEFLSGIPGSIGGAVAMNAGAYGAEVKDVLDWAEVATPEGLVRLDAAGLDLRYRHASLPPGGVVTRARFHAAPGDPDAIAARMARIRESREATQPVRARTGGSTFRNPPAGTRPADKAWALIDAAGCRGMTMGGAQVSEKHCNFLLNLGTATAAEIEGLGEAVRERVLRETGVSLAWEIRRIGERGV
- a CDS encoding D-alanine--D-alanine ligase; translated protein: MRVAVLLGGVSSEREVSLATGAQCAAALEQAGHAVTRIDVGADPAALIAALRECRAEVAFNALHGRFGEDGSVQGILDWLGLPYTHSGLRASALAMNKAVAKSIFTAAGLPVAPHALLEAEALAAADPFPRPYVVKPVEEGSSVGVHILRAGDNRRAEIARGWRFGAIMAEPYIPGHELSVGVMGDRALEVTEIIAARGEFYDYDAKYAEGGSHHVLPAPIPAAIREQAMAVALKAHQALGCRGVSRSDFRYDDTGAPSGDDTAGGDGRLVLLEVNTQPGMTPTSLVPEQAAHCGIAFPALCDWMVRHARHDGLRPAASPESRHAA
- a CDS encoding cell division protein FtsQ/DivIB, translating into MPREARRPSALRLWLRRRRGLVRPAVRVLVAFGLFGVVLAGVAAFDPASRLYHVADGLTGDAAEAGLMVREIQIEGAANTPRPMIRTALGTKLGDPILAFSPQAARERLETLAWVESAEVERRLPGTILVRVTERRPFAIWQNQGRFAIVDREGRVVTTDRLDAFGPLPLIVGQGAEKAAAELYDLLRDAPEVLARTQALVRVGERRWNLHLHNGADVLLPEGQEAPAIARLKQLQKQNALLDRPLAAVDLRLPDRLVLRQLPSAQPAENAGNRRGSGRG
- the ftsA gene encoding cell division protein FtsA; the protein is MNEMIRLPVTLDPPSPGARRRRARSGTFGVLDLGSTKVVCLIARIEGDGRPRVLGYGWKRSHGVKGGNVVDLVEAEHAVRGAVAQAEEMADHKLSGVICNLSCGQPESRVQNLQWTIGGRAVTEADLRAVIVDGRRRAAEEGRESVHAVPLGFTIDATPGVDDPRAMVCETLGARLHLVGAASASLRNLGACLAGCDLEVEELVSSPFAAALAVLVDDEKELGATVVDMGGGCTSLAVIQEGHLLHTAQVPVGGWQVTNDLARGLATPIAQAERIKTLHGGVLGTAEDEKEMLHVPQVGEDEEQLARVPRAMVVNIIRPRLEETLEMVRDRLDAAGLGQQVGSRVVLTGGASQLVGVRELAARILERQVRLARPHPVRGLPEAAHGPGFATTLGLLAWGAGEGRPVLDIDMGASLPRGRFARFVNWLRDRV
- the ftsZ gene encoding cell division protein FtsZ, whose protein sequence is MTLNLTMPRQQHTDFSPRITVVGVGGAGCNAVNNMIAMGLDGVEFLVTNTDAQALVNSRAERRVQLGPHLTQGLGAGAKPEIGRAAAEEATEDLARHLEGVHMVFITAGMGGGTGTGAAPVIARMARERGVLTVGVVTKPFDFEGPKRKRAADMGLEELQQYVDTLIVIPNQNLFRKANERTTFAEAFKMADDVLYMGVRGVTDLMVNPGLVNLDFADIRTVMAEMGKAMMGTGEAEGDDRAVKAAEAAISNPLLEDTSMRGARGVLINITGGWDMTLFEVDEAANRIRREVDEEANIIFGSSVDETMNGRLRVSVVATGIDAAHEEAEAEAPKVVAIGGGAPVQAVSAHAAPAAQPATAGGFLRPGFGRPVGLTPTGPGAGAPMPATPSGPVTIGAPVAGHPVSPAPVRLPIRRAATVTEAPLVHDEPVGREETGHDPVPTPDPVLRGPAAAPRPSAMGSQPTAAGGSLNRLFRQATGLMKRQLGDDAGPQTAPLARPMEPQAAPRAAAPAETGLDIPAFLRRQKN
- the lpxC gene encoding UDP-3-O-acyl-N-acetylglucosamine deacetylase, which codes for MDGFLPLSTGRRRTLKAAIGCVGIGLHSGARTSLTLRPAAAGDGIVFRRTDLGVDIPARYDLVTDTRLCTAIGEGAARIGTIEHVMAALAGCGVDDAIIEVDGPEIPILDGSAAPFVFLIDCAGVTATQTAREVIEVLRPVRVEDGEAWAELHPATRPGLDASLSIDFPGTAVGRQSLSVVVGQDSFRALLADARTFTLAEDVARLRAAGLARGGSLANAVVVDGPLVLNPGGLRHPDEFVRHKLLDVVGDLALAGAPLKARFAGNRSGHALNNRLLRALFADPMAWRVQDGLVAETGPIEHALPVAA